The following are encoded in a window of Roseimaritima ulvae genomic DNA:
- a CDS encoding GIY-YIG nuclease family protein has product MLADAASDRTLASKELLKVQAKVATAMDEAKEEIASYEKAAAAIATRYLTEVRKGIKSRLNSNNYHKMLETYEKAVEFCGKKGYPVDPVIYESVKAELKEDYAEAVRRDVQKAEQARIREQIREEQKAERELEREMKRIAAEQKAIEKALAEAMARTSDEHSAEVEELKRRLAEAEANGQRALSMAQQTKSGHVYVISNIGSFGQNVFKIGMSRRLDPLDRVKELGDASVPFPFDVHLMMESSNAPALESSLHRAFHNRRVNGVNLRKEFFSVTIEEIVEVVESLQDDETHTIPFTAGPLVLEPEAEQYHESLAMTEDDRKLIEDAYEAEATTNV; this is encoded by the coding sequence ATGCTCGCCGACGCGGCCTCTGACAGAACACTTGCCTCCAAGGAGTTATTGAAGGTGCAAGCCAAGGTCGCGACCGCGATGGATGAAGCAAAGGAGGAAATTGCCTCCTATGAAAAAGCGGCTGCAGCGATTGCTACAAGGTATCTGACCGAAGTTCGAAAGGGGATCAAATCAAGACTGAATTCTAACAATTACCACAAGATGCTAGAGACCTACGAAAAGGCGGTTGAGTTTTGTGGCAAGAAGGGATATCCCGTCGATCCGGTGATTTACGAGTCTGTAAAAGCGGAATTAAAAGAGGACTATGCTGAAGCGGTGCGAAGGGACGTTCAGAAAGCCGAACAAGCTCGAATTCGAGAACAAATACGGGAGGAGCAAAAGGCGGAGCGAGAACTTGAACGAGAAATGAAGCGAATCGCGGCAGAACAGAAGGCCATCGAAAAAGCTTTGGCGGAAGCCATGGCGAGAACCTCCGACGAACACTCCGCTGAAGTCGAGGAGCTTAAACGCCGACTTGCCGAAGCGGAGGCCAACGGTCAGCGAGCCCTCTCGATGGCTCAGCAAACCAAATCTGGGCATGTGTACGTTATTAGCAACATTGGTAGTTTTGGCCAGAACGTTTTCAAGATTGGTATGTCGCGTCGATTGGACCCACTTGACCGCGTTAAGGAACTCGGAGATGCCTCCGTCCCGTTCCCGTTCGATGTACATCTGATGATGGAAAGTTCAAATGCACCGGCGTTGGAATCTTCATTACACCGCGCCTTCCACAATCGAAGAGTGAATGGCGTTAATCTTCGCAAGGAGTTCTTCAGCGTGACAATCGAGGAGATTGTCGAAGTCGTTGAGTCATTGCAGGATGACGAGACGCACACCATTCCCTTTACGGCCGGCCCGTTGGTTCTAGAGCCCGAAGCAGAACAGTATCATGAATCGTTGGCCATGACGGAGGACGATCGCAAGTTGATCGAAGACGCCTATGAAGCAGAAGCAACTACGAATGTATGA
- a CDS encoding sialidase family protein: MFLSANELSIATGQPSLVRMSSVSTHIPVWSLSGGTPGQSVSGVAPGFPHDYEAVKVEIVVTSTDKATSSEFTDAYRVHLSQLVDDEPFTSRYQLGKPAQTALPAGPLHTRTILLESYYEIVPDAPLMVRIQREPALPQDTFTRPTGLVGVKVTALKAPDQAHVVQNVRGYNSWPMIQAIGKTLVCTYSRGTKHTISEDARAVYARTSTDGGKTWTAETTVADTPGYGEVTVGKGLDSDGAMLLWVRRVGKGKAHDLYRSEDGIHFSLLATPELDVQPMQITDVFHVPEVGLMCLWFAGNYRQDTSHQWGLMTSDDNGLSWTQRTIESDLTHADWPTEPAAVYLGEGRILGIARTESGSSQFQIVSTDAGQTWTRSRTNISDIKASTPSLIYDPETGLLSNYYYERGRGILRRRVVDADFIFARPQSWPGSQAVAIGSTITFDAGNANATAIGDTHYISFYSGEAPDTSVLVSPNPAPQVSK; this comes from the coding sequence GTGTTCCTGTCTGCGAACGAACTGTCGATTGCCACGGGGCAGCCTTCGCTGGTGCGGATGTCGAGCGTCTCGACGCATATTCCGGTCTGGTCTCTGTCGGGCGGAACGCCAGGACAGTCGGTCTCTGGCGTGGCGCCGGGATTTCCCCACGACTACGAAGCGGTGAAGGTTGAGATCGTGGTCACCTCGACGGACAAAGCGACCAGCTCGGAATTCACCGACGCTTATCGAGTGCATTTGTCGCAGTTGGTGGACGACGAGCCCTTCACATCTCGCTACCAATTGGGCAAGCCCGCGCAGACGGCTCTGCCAGCCGGCCCGCTGCACACGCGGACGATTTTGCTGGAGTCGTATTACGAGATCGTTCCCGACGCTCCGCTGATGGTGCGAATCCAACGCGAGCCGGCCCTTCCGCAAGACACCTTCACTCGGCCTACCGGATTGGTGGGAGTGAAGGTGACGGCTTTGAAAGCTCCCGACCAAGCTCATGTCGTGCAGAACGTGCGTGGCTACAACTCGTGGCCGATGATTCAGGCGATTGGAAAAACCCTGGTCTGCACCTACAGTCGCGGCACGAAGCATACAATTAGCGAAGATGCCCGAGCGGTGTATGCACGCACCTCGACCGATGGCGGCAAGACATGGACCGCGGAAACCACGGTGGCGGATACGCCCGGCTATGGCGAAGTCACGGTGGGCAAGGGGCTCGACAGCGACGGAGCCATGTTGCTGTGGGTGCGTCGCGTGGGCAAGGGGAAAGCCCACGACCTGTATCGCAGCGAAGATGGGATCCACTTTTCATTGCTCGCCACGCCGGAACTTGACGTCCAGCCGATGCAGATCACCGACGTCTTTCATGTTCCCGAAGTCGGGCTGATGTGCTTGTGGTTTGCCGGAAACTATCGGCAGGACACCAGTCACCAATGGGGCCTGATGACGAGCGATGACAACGGCCTGAGCTGGACGCAGCGAACGATCGAATCGGACCTGACGCACGCGGACTGGCCGACCGAGCCGGCTGCGGTTTACCTTGGCGAGGGCAGAATCCTGGGGATTGCCCGCACCGAAAGCGGCTCATCGCAGTTCCAAATCGTCTCGACCGATGCCGGTCAGACCTGGACACGATCGCGCACCAACATCAGCGATATCAAGGCCTCCACGCCCAGCCTGATCTACGATCCCGAAACGGGCCTGCTGAGCAATTACTATTACGAACGCGGCCGGGGTATTTTGCGGCGCCGTGTCGTGGATGCGGATTTTATCTTCGCTCGCCCGCAAAGCTGGCCCGGCTCCCAAGCGGTCGCCATCGGCAGCACCATCACCTTTGACGCCGGCAACGCCAACGCCACCGCGATTGGCGACACCCACTATATCTCGTTCTATTCCGGCGAAGCTCCGGACACCTCGGTCCTGGTCTCCCCAAACCCGGCTCCGCAAGTTTCAAAATAG
- a CDS encoding LamG-like jellyroll fold domain-containing protein, whose protein sequence is MGEHDSGKFVADGIWHHVGISRQGTAFTVWVDGKAIPVANASASIDAHRWQLGRTISKGHHGRFVFIGQLDELHVYHRALSDDEVRHVME, encoded by the coding sequence GTGGGCGAGCATGACTCAGGAAAATTTGTTGCCGATGGAATTTGGCACCATGTCGGTATTTCACGCCAAGGGACGGCGTTCACTGTATGGGTGGATGGAAAAGCCATTCCCGTTGCGAATGCATCGGCCAGCATCGACGCGCATCGTTGGCAGCTTGGCAGAACAATATCAAAAGGCCACCATGGAAGATTCGTGTTCATCGGACAGCTCGATGAGCTGCATGTCTATCATCGCGCACTGAGCGACGATGAAGTCCGCCATGTCATGGAATAG